The Panacibacter microcysteis genome includes a window with the following:
- a CDS encoding ExbD/TolR family protein — MKLKRTKDKGELHANALNDILFILLFFFLIVSTLANPNIVKVNNPAGKKDTKAKQNIVISIDKEQKLYLGQKLIDINLIDTILKAEVLKQRSFVDTPSVVVNADTSAYYGEVFRVMQSAKRAGAKVVAIVK, encoded by the coding sequence ATGAAACTAAAAAGAACAAAAGATAAGGGAGAACTTCATGCAAATGCGCTGAATGATATCCTGTTTATATTATTGTTCTTTTTCCTGATTGTATCTACGCTTGCAAATCCAAACATTGTAAAGGTGAACAACCCCGCAGGCAAAAAAGATACAAAGGCAAAACAGAATATTGTTATCTCTATCGATAAAGAACAAAAGCTTTACCTCGGCCAGAAACTTATTGATATTAACCTCATTGATACAATACTAAAAGCAGAAGTGCTAAAACAACGTTCTTTTGTAGACACGCCTTCTGTTGTGGTAAACGCTGATACCTCTGCTTATTACGGCGAAGTATTTCGCGTAATGCAAAGCGCAAAACGCGCAGGCGCTAAGGTGGTGGCAATTGTTAAGTAG
- the prmC gene encoding peptide chain release factor N(5)-glutamine methyltransferase, with protein MGIQDAYNKLMYQLFERYDDREAANIADWVVEHITGFKRIDRIINKKFPLTNEQQQLLNTYTNELLQHKPVQYVLHEAWFAGMQLYVDENVLIPRPETEELVAWIVNDVTNAAFPVTTLLDVGTGSGCIPVAVKRKLPQVAVHALDVSEGALHVAESNAQTFKTPVTFYTLNILDDALWHTLPSFDIIVSNPPYIKQSEQLEMRRNVLLHEPHLALFVPDNDPLLFYKSIAAFGLTHLNKNGWLFFEINETLGNEVKALLASAGYTNIELRKDMQGKDRMVKAVFTW; from the coding sequence ATGGGTATACAGGATGCATACAACAAACTTATGTACCAGCTTTTTGAACGCTACGACGACAGGGAAGCTGCAAACATTGCAGACTGGGTAGTAGAGCACATTACCGGCTTTAAACGTATTGACCGGATCATCAACAAAAAGTTTCCCCTAACCAATGAACAGCAACAACTTCTGAATACTTACACCAATGAATTGCTGCAACATAAACCTGTGCAATATGTGTTGCATGAAGCTTGGTTTGCAGGCATGCAGTTGTATGTGGATGAAAATGTGCTGATACCAAGACCAGAAACAGAAGAACTGGTTGCGTGGATTGTAAACGATGTTACAAACGCCGCATTTCCTGTTACTACTTTGCTTGATGTAGGTACCGGCAGCGGTTGCATTCCTGTTGCAGTAAAAAGAAAATTACCGCAGGTAGCGGTGCATGCGCTGGATGTTTCTGAAGGAGCATTGCACGTGGCAGAGAGCAATGCGCAGACATTCAAAACACCTGTTACGTTTTACACATTGAACATATTGGATGACGCTTTATGGCACACATTGCCTTCATTTGACATTATTGTAAGTAACCCACCATATATAAAGCAATCCGAACAGCTGGAAATGCGTCGAAACGTTTTACTCCATGAGCCGCACCTTGCTTTGTTTGTACCCGATAATGATCCTTTATTGTTTTACAAAAGCATTGCTGCGTTTGGTTTAACGCACCTGAATAAAAACGGGTGGTTGTTTTTTGAGATCAACGAAACGCTGGGAAACGAAGTAAAAGCGCTACTTGCAAGTGCGGGTTACACCAATATTGAATTGAGAAAAGACATGCAGGGAAAAGACAGGATGGTGAAGGCAGTATTCACCTGGTAA
- the ribD gene encoding bifunctional diaminohydroxyphosphoribosylaminopyrimidine deaminase/5-amino-6-(5-phosphoribosylamino)uracil reductase RibD, translating into MAVHEQYMHRCLQLAGMGAGFVAPNPMVGAVLVHDGRIIGEGYHIQYGQAHAEVNCINSVAAHDMHLIEKSVLYVSLEPCAHFGKTPPCADLIIARGIPHVVVGCRDPFKQVDGKGIEKLRAAGIEVTTGVLEKECVALNKRFFCFHTKHRPYIVLKWAQTANNKIATLSAGRLLISNAVSNKLVHKWRSEEAAILIGTNTAMLDDPALTNRLWFGKSPVRLVIDMHLRLPHHLQIFDGKQPTVIFNSLQHSEDVFKVLLPAGGIRGGLYQVTEDVSMVHQVLNACYQNNIQSILVEGGARLLQSFIDEEAWDEARIITNETLTIEQGLPAPQLLNAMLVKQDRIFTDTIAFYRAKP; encoded by the coding sequence ATGGCAGTTCACGAACAATACATGCATCGGTGTTTACAACTTGCGGGTATGGGGGCCGGTTTTGTTGCACCCAACCCCATGGTGGGTGCTGTGCTGGTGCACGACGGGCGAATTATAGGCGAAGGTTACCACATACAATATGGCCAGGCACATGCAGAGGTTAACTGCATTAATAGTGTGGCAGCGCACGATATGCACCTTATAGAAAAGTCTGTATTGTATGTGTCGCTGGAGCCCTGTGCACATTTTGGTAAAACGCCTCCTTGTGCAGACCTGATTATAGCCCGTGGCATTCCACACGTTGTGGTAGGTTGCAGAGACCCGTTTAAGCAGGTTGATGGTAAAGGAATAGAAAAACTGCGGGCAGCAGGTATTGAAGTGACAACCGGTGTTTTAGAAAAAGAATGCGTAGCGCTGAACAAGCGTTTTTTCTGCTTCCATACAAAGCACCGTCCGTACATTGTTTTAAAATGGGCACAAACGGCAAATAACAAAATAGCAACCCTTTCTGCCGGAAGACTATTGATATCGAATGCCGTTTCAAATAAACTGGTACACAAATGGCGCAGTGAGGAAGCTGCGATTCTTATTGGCACCAACACTGCTATGCTTGATGACCCGGCTTTAACAAACAGGTTGTGGTTTGGCAAGAGCCCGGTACGCCTGGTTATAGACATGCACCTGCGGTTGCCACATCACCTGCAGATATTTGATGGCAAACAACCCACAGTAATTTTCAATTCCCTGCAACATTCTGAAGATGTATTCAAGGTCTTGCTGCCTGCGGGTGGCATAAGGGGTGGCCTTTACCAGGTAACGGAAGATGTAAGTATGGTACACCAGGTACTCAATGCCTGTTACCAGAATAATATCCAGAGTATATTGGTAGAAGGCGGTGCCAGGCTGCTGCAAAGTTTTATAGATGAGGAAGCATGGGATGAGGCAAGGATCATTACCAATGAAACCTTGACCATTGAACAGGGACTACCGGCACCACAATTATTAAACGCAATGCTGGTAAAGCAAGACAGGATTTTTACAGACACGATAGCCTTTTACCGGGCGAAGCCATAA
- a CDS encoding IMPACT family protein has product MQSKEFYYTIAQPSTAEFKDRGSRFIAYAYPIKDVEEFKTLLQQLKKEHAKAVHHCFAYRIGLDGNNFRVSDDGEPSGTAGKPILGQIDSKELTNTLVVVVRYFGGTLLGVPGLINAYKSATSMALQLTPTVPKAVEVNYMLQFDYTQMNDVMLQVKKCNCTIIAQEAQLFCILKVGVPVSRLEEFLYKLNDLRNVEIQKIK; this is encoded by the coding sequence ATGCAATCAAAAGAATTCTATTACACCATAGCGCAGCCATCTACAGCAGAATTTAAAGACCGTGGCAGCCGTTTTATTGCTTATGCTTACCCCATAAAAGATGTGGAGGAGTTTAAAACACTGCTGCAGCAGCTAAAGAAAGAACATGCCAAAGCGGTGCATCATTGTTTTGCCTATCGTATCGGGCTGGATGGAAACAACTTTCGGGTAAGTGACGATGGCGAACCCTCTGGCACAGCGGGCAAACCTATCCTGGGGCAAATAGACAGTAAAGAATTAACCAATACACTGGTTGTGGTTGTAAGGTATTTCGGCGGTACTTTATTGGGTGTGCCAGGCCTCATCAACGCATATAAAAGCGCCACATCTATGGCCCTGCAACTAACACCAACAGTACCCAAAGCTGTGGAGGTAAATTATATGCTGCAGTTTGATTATACCCAGATGAATGATGTAATGCTGCAGGTAAAAAAATGCAACTGCACCATTATAGCACAGGAAGCGCAGTTGTTTTGCATACTAAAAGTTGGCGTACCTGTGAGCAGGCTGGAAGAATTTCTTTATAAACTGAACGACCTCAGAAACGTAGAAATCCAGAAAATAAAATAA
- a CDS encoding 1-deoxy-D-xylulose-5-phosphate reductoisomerase, translating into MTAQKRIAIFGSTGSIGTQALEVIAANPDKFTVEVLTAHTNDELLVQQALRFEPNIVVIGDEKKYQRVKDALSKTHVKVFAGEEALDEVAAMDIYDVMLAAIVGFAGLKPTLNAIGAGKTIALANKETLVVAGDIVMRKAAENKAPVIPVDSEHSAIFQCLVGESRNPIEKIVLTASGGPFLGKKPNFLVNVKRDHALQHPNWSMGAKITIDSATLMNKGLEMIEAKWLFNLHPDQVQVIIHPQSIIHSMVQFQDGSIKAQMGLPDMKLPIQYALGFPERLPNTFPRYDFKKPNTLTFEEPDTRTFRNLALATEALQKGGNMPCILNAANEIAVFAFLRNRIGFLDITEMVERTMHKIGFIENPTLDEYFDSDGEARHFAASLIQM; encoded by the coding sequence ATGACTGCCCAAAAACGTATTGCAATATTCGGTTCCACAGGTTCTATCGGCACACAGGCTTTAGAAGTTATTGCAGCAAATCCCGACAAGTTTACCGTTGAGGTTTTAACAGCACATACAAACGACGAACTGCTGGTACAGCAGGCGCTCCGGTTTGAACCTAATATTGTAGTAATAGGCGATGAAAAGAAATACCAGCGTGTAAAAGATGCGCTGTCAAAAACACATGTAAAGGTGTTTGCAGGCGAAGAAGCGCTGGATGAGGTGGCCGCCATGGATATTTATGATGTAATGCTCGCCGCCATTGTGGGCTTTGCAGGGCTAAAACCTACACTCAATGCCATTGGCGCAGGCAAAACAATTGCGCTGGCCAATAAAGAAACACTGGTTGTGGCCGGTGATATAGTAATGCGCAAAGCCGCCGAAAATAAAGCACCGGTAATACCGGTAGACAGCGAGCATTCCGCCATTTTTCAATGCCTGGTGGGCGAAAGCAGGAACCCGATAGAAAAAATTGTACTTACTGCCAGCGGTGGCCCCTTTCTGGGGAAGAAACCCAATTTTCTGGTAAATGTAAAACGAGACCATGCACTGCAGCACCCCAACTGGAGCATGGGCGCCAAAATTACCATCGATTCAGCCACACTCATGAATAAAGGCCTCGAGATGATCGAAGCCAAATGGCTGTTCAACCTGCATCCAGACCAGGTGCAGGTGATCATTCACCCGCAGAGTATTATACATAGTATGGTGCAGTTCCAGGATGGCAGCATAAAGGCACAAATGGGTTTGCCCGATATGAAGCTTCCCATTCAGTATGCACTCGGTTTTCCTGAAAGATTGCCCAACACATTTCCGCGGTACGATTTTAAAAAACCAAATACGCTAACTTTCGAAGAGCCCGATACACGCACGTTCCGCAACCTGGCGCTGGCTACAGAGGCTTTACAAAAAGGTGGCAACATGCCCTGTATTTTAAATGCCGCCAACGAAATAGCCGTTTTTGCTTTCCTGCGCAACCGTATTGGTTTTCTTGATATTACAGAAATGGTAGAGCGTACCATGCACAAAATAGGCTTTATTGAAAACCCCACGCTGGATGAATATTTCGACAGCGATGGCGAAGCCCGCCATTTTGCCGCTTCTCTTATACAGATGTAA
- the rseP gene encoding RIP metalloprotease RseP: MTLLAINWGDAGIQALQFILSFSIIVTLHELGHFLTARWFKCRVEKFYLFFNPWFSLWKKKIGETEYGLGWVPFGGYVKISGMIDESMDKEQMKLPPQPYEFRAKPAWQRLIIMLAGIIVNLILGFLIYAMMLWHWGEEYIPTNKMTYGIAADSLSQSIGLRSGDKIIAADGEYVDKFEKIRMNVLLNSTKSLTVDRNGEKVNITIPEDFSSKLIHFKDVGYIGLRMPFLGIDSLASDTSAAAKAGIKANDKVLSVNGKPVTYFDEFRSVVIANKKKPVNMVLLRGADTVQVTVNIPGSGMIGIANKINEKVLDSLFEVKKIDYSFGESIPAAFRKSYETLESYWLQLKLIFGGKVNLNESLGSVFSIGKMYSTTWDWFTFWERTAFFSLVLALMNLLPIPGLDGGHALFTLIEMISGRKPSDKFMEYAQMVGMVLLLGLMAYALGLDIFRMFK, from the coding sequence ATGACTTTATTAGCGATTAACTGGGGCGATGCAGGAATACAGGCTTTACAGTTTATTCTTTCCTTCTCTATCATCGTTACACTACACGAATTAGGACACTTTCTTACCGCACGCTGGTTCAAATGCCGTGTTGAAAAATTCTACCTGTTCTTTAATCCATGGTTTAGTTTATGGAAGAAAAAAATTGGCGAAACTGAATACGGTTTGGGCTGGGTGCCATTTGGCGGCTATGTAAAAATATCCGGCATGATAGACGAGAGCATGGACAAAGAGCAAATGAAACTGCCGCCGCAACCGTACGAGTTTCGCGCAAAACCCGCCTGGCAACGGCTCATTATTATGCTCGCCGGTATTATTGTAAATCTTATCCTCGGCTTTCTTATTTATGCCATGATGTTGTGGCATTGGGGCGAAGAATATATTCCCACCAATAAGATGACGTATGGTATAGCAGCAGATTCATTGTCGCAAAGTATTGGTTTAAGAAGCGGCGATAAGATTATTGCTGCAGACGGTGAGTATGTAGACAAATTTGAAAAAATAAGAATGAATGTGTTGCTCAATTCAACCAAATCTTTAACGGTAGACAGGAATGGAGAAAAAGTAAACATTACAATACCGGAAGATTTTTCCAGCAAGCTTATTCATTTTAAAGATGTTGGTTATATCGGCTTACGTATGCCTTTTCTGGGTATAGATTCACTGGCATCAGATACATCTGCAGCAGCTAAAGCCGGCATAAAGGCAAACGACAAAGTACTTTCAGTAAATGGTAAACCTGTTACCTATTTTGATGAATTCAGGTCAGTAGTAATTGCCAATAAAAAGAAGCCTGTAAATATGGTATTGCTGCGCGGCGCAGATACTGTACAGGTTACCGTAAATATCCCGGGAAGCGGCATGATAGGTATTGCCAATAAAATAAATGAAAAGGTACTGGACTCTTTGTTTGAAGTAAAAAAGATCGATTATTCTTTTGGCGAATCCATTCCTGCAGCATTCAGAAAGAGTTATGAAACACTGGAGTCTTACTGGTTGCAACTGAAATTAATTTTTGGTGGTAAAGTAAACCTCAACGAATCGTTGGGAAGTGTTTTCAGCATTGGTAAAATGTATTCTACCACCTGGGATTGGTTTACCTTCTGGGAGAGAACGGCATTTTTCTCATTGGTACTGGCGCTGATGAACCTTTTGCCAATACCTGGTCTTGATGGAGGGCATGCATTGTTCACATTAATAGAAATGATCAGTGGCCGTAAGCCAAGTGATAAATTCATGGAATATGCGCAAATGGTGGGTATGGTGCTGTTGCTCGGGTTAATGGCTTATGCATTAGGGCTGGACATATTCCGGATGTTTAAGTAA
- a CDS encoding MutS-related protein, which translates to MNNNDTAASYYHKRITELDTALKTRYSRRTLFGWLRFGVIALTILAVYATWNAGTAYIIATITGGVALFLFIVSKDSDNKSTIENLETLHAVNKDEIAYQQGDYYHQYDGKDLEPWNHAYAADLDLFGRASLYQYINRCHAEKAKALLAERLLQPLPKTDILQQQQAVKELTSKPEWRQQLQAFGSRQKITVQTEQRVLNWLAEPEKYYTRSYWNILRFLLPAAAVGTLVLYFTGLVSTTALSALIFIFYIVSLAVSKKITGTYHLLSRIVPEISVLSNQLNWFEKEKFESDLLAGLQKELRQNNLQASGEIAQLKAILNRFDVRLNVFAFILLNTFLLWDLQQFMALKKWKEKNKAAVPGWFSTIASVEVAGTLATLAFNHEKWAYPIIADEHFVLAGEAIGHPLIPQANRVNNSFTIKGTARIDLITGSNMAGKSTFLRSLGINLILAYTGAPVCAKSFTISIAKLMSSMRITDNLAENTSTFYAELKKLKSIIEAVGKHADTFILLDEILRGTNSLDRHTGSAALIKQLIKENAVALIATHDVELAKLETGYPQNIANYHFDVQVAGEELYFDYKLKHGICTSLNASILMKKIGIEL; encoded by the coding sequence ATGAATAATAATGATACTGCAGCCTCATATTATCATAAGAGAATAACCGAACTGGATACTGCACTAAAAACACGCTACAGCAGGAGAACCCTTTTTGGATGGTTACGTTTTGGCGTTATTGCACTTACCATTCTTGCCGTGTACGCCACCTGGAATGCAGGTACAGCATATATTATAGCTACTATAACAGGCGGTGTGGCATTGTTTCTTTTCATCGTTTCAAAAGATTCTGATAACAAAAGCACTATCGAAAACCTGGAAACATTACATGCTGTTAACAAAGATGAGATAGCCTACCAGCAAGGCGATTATTATCACCAATACGATGGTAAAGACCTTGAACCATGGAACCATGCTTATGCAGCAGACCTGGACCTTTTTGGCCGTGCATCGTTGTACCAGTACATTAACCGCTGCCATGCAGAAAAAGCAAAAGCGTTGCTGGCAGAACGCCTGCTGCAACCATTACCTAAAACCGACATTCTGCAGCAGCAACAAGCCGTAAAAGAACTTACCTCAAAACCGGAATGGCGGCAGCAGTTACAGGCATTTGGCAGCAGGCAGAAGATTACCGTACAAACAGAACAGCGCGTATTAAACTGGCTTGCAGAACCTGAAAAATATTATACCCGGTCTTACTGGAACATTTTACGTTTTTTGCTGCCCGCTGCAGCAGTTGGCACACTGGTACTTTATTTTACGGGCCTGGTAAGCACCACTGCCTTGTCGGCACTCATCTTTATTTTTTATATCGTTTCATTAGCTGTCAGCAAAAAAATTACAGGCACATATCATTTATTGTCGAGGATCGTTCCTGAAATAAGTGTGCTCTCTAACCAGCTAAACTGGTTTGAGAAAGAAAAATTTGAAAGTGATCTGCTGGCCGGTTTACAAAAAGAGCTGCGGCAAAACAACCTGCAGGCGTCCGGTGAAATTGCGCAACTAAAAGCAATATTGAACCGCTTTGATGTAAGACTGAATGTTTTTGCATTTATACTGCTCAATACTTTCCTGCTGTGGGACCTTCAGCAGTTTATGGCCCTGAAAAAATGGAAAGAAAAAAATAAAGCTGCCGTTCCCGGTTGGTTTAGTACCATTGCCTCTGTTGAGGTAGCGGGCACGCTGGCAACGCTTGCATTCAACCATGAAAAATGGGCTTACCCGATTATAGCTGACGAACATTTTGTATTAGCCGGCGAGGCTATCGGGCACCCGCTTATACCGCAGGCAAACAGGGTAAACAATTCATTTACCATAAAAGGTACAGCACGCATAGATCTTATTACCGGCTCTAACATGGCTGGTAAAAGTACGTTTCTACGGAGCCTTGGCATTAATTTGATACTGGCGTATACGGGTGCGCCGGTGTGTGCCAAAAGCTTTACCATTTCTATTGCTAAACTGATGAGCAGTATGCGCATAACAGATAACCTTGCAGAAAACACCTCTACTTTTTATGCAGAACTTAAAAAGCTGAAATCAATTATTGAAGCAGTGGGTAAGCATGCGGACACCTTTATATTGCTTGATGAAATATTGCGTGGCACCAACTCTTTAGACAGGCATACAGGATCAGCGGCGTTGATCAAACAACTTATTAAAGAAAATGCCGTAGCACTTATTGCAACGCATGATGTGGAGCTTGCAAAACTTGAAACAGGCTACCCTCAAAACATTGCCAATTATCATTTTGATGTGCAGGTAGCGGGAGAAGAGTTGTACTTCGATTACAAACTAAAGCATGGCATTTGCACCAGTCTCAATGCTTCTATACTCATGAAAAAAATAGGCATCGAGTTATAA
- a CDS encoding glycoside hydrolase family 130 protein: protein MQRIKIAAGFIALSLNAAAQNAPVLKVNSFYKPAENPIVRADSSYTFKDPIKNETVKWQKADVFNPAAIVKDNKVFLLYRCEDNPAAHLGGRTSRLGLAESEDGIHFKKFPEPVLYPDKDAYQEYDFPGGCEDPRLVQTEEGMYVVAYTAWNYEVPRLSIAFSKDLFHWEKKGPAFLKAHNGKYANEASKSGSIITRWLNGKPVAAKIDGKYWMYWGEHIINLAWSENLYDWNPLLDEKGDLLAVVRTRPKMFDSDLTECGPPAIITDKGIELLYNGKNATNQNAATDLPQGMYSVGRVIFDVKDPKKVVERLDQPFLRPTLPHEVTGQYQAGTTFAEALVYFKNKWFLYYGTADSFVGVAVTKD, encoded by the coding sequence ATGCAAAGAATAAAGATTGCTGCAGGCTTTATAGCACTGTCTCTTAATGCTGCCGCGCAAAATGCACCGGTATTAAAAGTAAACAGCTTTTACAAGCCAGCTGAGAACCCCATTGTACGGGCAGACTCCTCTTATACTTTTAAGGATCCTATAAAAAATGAAACAGTGAAATGGCAGAAAGCAGATGTTTTCAATCCTGCTGCCATTGTTAAAGACAATAAGGTCTTCCTGCTCTACCGCTGCGAAGATAATCCTGCGGCACACCTGGGCGGCAGAACCTCACGCTTAGGCCTTGCCGAAAGCGAAGATGGCATACATTTTAAAAAATTTCCTGAGCCCGTTTTATACCCCGATAAAGATGCTTACCAGGAATATGATTTTCCCGGCGGTTGCGAAGATCCGCGGCTGGTGCAAACGGAAGAAGGCATGTACGTTGTGGCTTATACAGCTTGGAACTATGAAGTGCCGAGGCTGAGTATTGCCTTCTCAAAGGATCTTTTTCACTGGGAGAAAAAAGGCCCTGCATTTTTAAAAGCGCATAATGGAAAATATGCCAACGAAGCCAGCAAGTCCGGTTCTATTATCACCAGGTGGTTAAATGGTAAACCTGTTGCCGCAAAAATTGATGGTAAGTACTGGATGTACTGGGGTGAGCATATTATTAACCTTGCATGGAGCGAAAACCTGTACGACTGGAATCCGCTGCTTGATGAAAAAGGTGATCTGCTGGCTGTTGTAAGAACAAGACCTAAAATGTTTGACAGTGATCTTACCGAATGTGGCCCGCCGGCAATAATTACCGACAAAGGAATTGAGTTATTGTACAATGGTAAGAACGCCACAAACCAAAATGCGGCCACAGATCTGCCGCAAGGTATGTATTCGGTTGGTCGTGTTATTTTCGATGTTAAAGACCCCAAAAAAGTAGTGGAACGTTTAGATCAGCCGTTTTTGCGGCCAACACTTCCGCATGAAGTAACCGGCCAATACCAGGCAGGAACAACATTTGCTGAAGCATTGGTGTATTTTAAAAACAAATGGTTCCTGTATTATGGCACCGCAGATTCATTTGTGGGCGTTGCAGTAACAAAAGACTAA
- a CDS encoding MBL fold metallo-hydrolase produces the protein MKIEQIYTGCLAQGAYYIESDGEAVVIDPLREVEPYIQKAARNGATIKYVLETHFHADFVSGHLDLAKKTGATIVYGPTAKPGFAAHVATDGEVLKVGKVTFKVMHTPGHTMESTCYLLADESGKDTGIFTGDTLFIGDVGRPDLAQKVIAALTQEKLAAHLYESLQYKIMPLADDIVVYPAHGAGSACGKNMSKETTDTLGHQKATNYALRKGLTKEQFIQEVLTGLTPPPAYFPLNVLMNIKGYDSIDEVLQRGRHELTPDAFEAAANETNALILDTRDAQVFAKGFIPNAINIGIDGSFAPWVGTMIPDVKQEILLVAEPGREEEVITRLARVGYDFTIGYLKGGFDAWKAAGKETDTITSVTADEVADALKKNDMHILDVRKKSEYDSEHVVAAENAPLDYINDSMLLVDKSKQYFVHCAGGYRSMIFISVLKARGYNNLVDVKGGFKALKESGNFKITDYVCPTTLL, from the coding sequence ATGAAAATAGAACAAATCTATACCGGTTGTCTTGCACAAGGCGCTTATTATATTGAGAGCGATGGCGAAGCTGTAGTAATTGACCCATTGCGGGAAGTAGAACCCTATATACAAAAAGCAGCCCGCAATGGTGCCACCATTAAGTATGTACTGGAAACGCATTTTCATGCAGATTTTGTTTCCGGGCACTTAGACCTTGCTAAGAAAACAGGTGCTACCATAGTATATGGCCCTACTGCAAAACCCGGTTTTGCAGCACATGTAGCTACAGATGGAGAAGTGTTGAAAGTGGGCAAAGTAACTTTTAAAGTAATGCATACGCCAGGCCATACAATGGAGAGCACATGTTATCTTTTGGCAGATGAAAGCGGAAAAGACACAGGCATATTTACCGGTGACACATTGTTTATAGGCGATGTTGGCCGCCCCGACCTTGCGCAGAAAGTGATCGCAGCATTAACACAGGAAAAACTGGCAGCACATTTATACGAGTCGCTGCAATATAAAATTATGCCACTGGCAGATGATATTGTTGTATACCCTGCACACGGCGCCGGCAGTGCATGCGGTAAAAATATGAGTAAAGAAACCACAGATACACTGGGCCACCAGAAAGCAACCAATTATGCACTGCGTAAAGGGCTTACCAAAGAACAGTTTATACAGGAAGTACTCACAGGCTTAACGCCGCCACCCGCATATTTTCCATTGAATGTTTTGATGAACATAAAAGGTTACGATAGTATAGATGAGGTATTGCAACGTGGCCGCCACGAACTTACACCCGATGCTTTTGAAGCTGCAGCCAATGAAACAAACGCATTGATCCTCGATACAAGAGATGCACAGGTTTTTGCCAAAGGCTTTATACCTAATGCTATCAACATCGGTATAGACGGCAGCTTTGCGCCATGGGTAGGTACCATGATACCAGATGTAAAACAGGAAATACTGCTTGTAGCAGAGCCGGGCAGGGAAGAAGAAGTTATTACGCGCCTGGCACGCGTAGGCTACGATTTTACCATTGGCTACCTGAAAGGTGGCTTCGATGCATGGAAAGCAGCAGGCAAAGAAACAGACACCATAACCTCTGTAACTGCAGATGAAGTGGCAGATGCATTAAAGAAAAATGATATGCATATACTAGATGTGCGTAAGAAAAGTGAATACGACAGCGAGCATGTTGTAGCTGCAGAAAATGCGCCGCTCGATTATATAAACGACAGCATGTTGCTTGTAGATAAAAGCAAACAATACTTTGTGCATTGCGCAGGTGGTTACAGGTCTATGATCTTTATCTCTGTTTTAAAAGCAAGGGGCTACAATAACCTGGTTGATGTAAAAGGTGGTTTTAAAGCATTGAAAGAAAGCGGCAACTTTAAAATAACCGACTACGTTTGCCCTACAACGTTGTTATAG
- a CDS encoding DUF6132 family protein, translated as MKSWVNKNILYIAGAFAGALAGYLYWKFIGCTSGTCAITSKPVNSTVYFAVMGALLFGMFRKEKKHTEV; from the coding sequence ATGAAGAGTTGGGTAAATAAAAATATTTTATACATAGCCGGGGCTTTTGCCGGCGCACTTGCCGGCTATCTGTACTGGAAGTTTATTGGGTGCACTTCTGGCACATGTGCTATCACAAGCAAGCCTGTAAACAGTACTGTTTATTTTGCTGTAATGGGGGCCTTATTATTTGGTATGTTTCGCAAAGAAAAAAAGCATACAGAAGTATAA
- a CDS encoding FAD-dependent oxidoreductase, producing MGGGNAGISAAAQLLNRNKGLDICIIEPSDKHYYQPAWTLAGAGVFDIEKTQRNEADFIPSSATWIKQKVKLFFPEKNQVALDNGETIVYDYMIVVPGIQLNWSAVKGLQESLGKHGVCSNYNYKTAPYTFECIKNLKKGKALFTNPHTPVKVAVHRTK from the coding sequence GTGGGTGGCGGAAATGCAGGCATATCTGCGGCAGCGCAGTTGCTCAATAGAAACAAAGGTCTTGATATCTGTATTATTGAGCCTTCTGATAAGCACTACTACCAGCCCGCCTGGACGCTGGCAGGCGCCGGTGTGTTCGATATTGAAAAGACGCAGCGCAATGAGGCTGATTTTATACCATCATCTGCCACCTGGATCAAACAAAAGGTAAAGCTGTTCTTTCCAGAAAAAAACCAGGTAGCACTTGATAATGGTGAAACGATCGTATACGATTACATGATCGTAGTACCCGGCATACAATTAAACTGGAGCGCTGTAAAGGGCTTGCAGGAATCACTTGGCAAACACGGTGTTTGCTCTAATTACAATTACAAAACGGCACCTTATACTTTCGAATGCATAAAAAACCTGAAGAAAGGAAAAGCCCTTTTTACTAACCCGCATACACCTGTTAAAGTGGCGGTGCACCGCACAAAATAA